Genomic segment of Roseofilum casamattae BLCC-M143:
AGGGATTTTCATCCGAGGTCAAACTCCTCTATATCCTATTCTATTTTGCACTAGATCTTGGATTTGGCCGTTTGCTGTTTGGCTTTCCAAATGGTATAGATCAACAGAGCTGTTGCTCCGGCAGCATAGCCATAACCGTTGGGAATATCGGAGAAAGCTAGGGCAAGAGAACCCACCCACAGGGTTAGGGCATAGATGAACAGAACGGTAAGCCGATGGGAAAGTCCGGCATTGAGGAGGCGATGGTGCAGATGGCGTTTATCGGCAATAAATGGCGATCGCCCATTGAGCAACCGATCGAGAATGACGGCAGACATATCCAGCAGAGGAACGGCTAAAATCAAATAAGGCAAAACTACGGCAGTGACTACCGTGGTTTTCACTAAACCAATGACGCCAACTCCAGCGAGAATGAATCCCATAAAATAGGCTCCTCCATCTCCCATAAAAATCTGGGCGGGATTGAAGTTGTAGCGCAGGAACCCGAGAGCGCCTCCAGCCAGGGCGGCAGCAATGAGAGCGGCAGCAGATTGTTCCATAAACAAGCTGACGATTAACATCACCACGGCTGCAATTCCGCAGACACCAGCAGCGAGACCGTCTAATCCGTCAATCCAGTTGATCGCATTCACCATTCCCACCAGCCACAACACGGTCATGATAATGCTCAACCAATCCGGCAAAGTCACTAGTCCCATGAAAGGAATGCTCAGAAATTCGATTTGTACTCCTACTTGCCAGGCCCCAAGAGCCACGATGACTTGCATGAAGAGACGAACTAAGGGCGAAAGATTGAATAAATCGTCGGCTAAACCAATGGCAAAAAAGGCGATACCGCCAATGGTGACGCCCCAGACTTCATATTCTTTGTCCGGTGGCAAAATGCCGAACCCTCCTGCCCACCAGACAACCAGTAGGGCAATGACAGTTCCGAGAAAAATAGAAATTCCTCCTAAGCGCACCATCGGTTTCGAGTGAACTTTGCGTCCGCTCGGGAGATCGACTTTGCCACTTTTGATGCCAAGGTATTTGACCAGAGGGGTACTTCCAAGGACAACTAAGGCGGAAACGGTAAAAGCGATCGGATGATATATC
This window contains:
- a CDS encoding MraY family glycosyltransferase, producing the protein MSYLQIYHPIAFTVSALVVLGSTPLVKYLGIKSGKVDLPSGRKVHSKPMVRLGGISIFLGTVIALLVVWWAGGFGILPPDKEYEVWGVTIGGIAFFAIGLADDLFNLSPLVRLFMQVIVALGAWQVGVQIEFLSIPFMGLVTLPDWLSIIMTVLWLVGMVNAINWIDGLDGLAAGVCGIAAVVMLIVSLFMEQSAAALIAAALAGGALGFLRYNFNPAQIFMGDGGAYFMGFILAGVGVIGLVKTTVVTAVVLPYLILAVPLLDMSAVILDRLLNGRSPFIADKRHLHHRLLNAGLSHRLTVLFIYALTLWVGSLALAFSDIPNGYGYAAGATALLIYTIWKAKQQTAKSKI